One window of the Sphaerochaeta associata genome contains the following:
- a CDS encoding 4Fe-4S binding protein: protein MANLYSDAFDMINPFVIASSPATQGARNVLKSAACRPGAIVLRNYGHGSGGGSFFHPDAEAVYKGKQAFHSHAVGNQIPDTITTLEAYCEEVRTIKAQMDGDIKLWVSIGHYSDIVKGGNWEAEWKRQAKELALAGADAFELHFNTPGVAVAKDRQFNYYQLVSSCTQMIRATVPTVPVMVKLAVESCDALTSMRHAVAAGASAVGPTARWKGFYFDLDWKTTQARPGAGYGGTQANPIVCYTVAEARSKGITIPMFAGGGVYSFDQAIRLIMAGSDLVQLGTLACSAGPQACKRLIEQVGAWMDDHGYTDIPSLKGDALKLFSMPDAFAKDRQNRLGSAYMAAQVEQELCIGCGRCADVCWHEGIELVGRKAHKRDACIGCGYCFQVCPTKALHVEQATILASAFSGEKQ, encoded by the coding sequence ATGGCCAACCTATACAGTGACGCCTTTGATATGATAAACCCGTTTGTCATTGCATCCAGCCCTGCGACACAAGGGGCGCGCAACGTCCTTAAAAGTGCCGCATGCCGCCCCGGTGCAATCGTACTACGGAATTACGGGCATGGTTCAGGAGGAGGAAGTTTCTTCCATCCCGATGCCGAAGCCGTATACAAGGGGAAGCAGGCATTTCACAGCCATGCTGTCGGAAATCAGATCCCCGATACCATCACCACCTTGGAAGCATATTGCGAGGAAGTGAGAACCATCAAGGCCCAAATGGATGGCGATATCAAACTCTGGGTCTCCATCGGGCATTACAGTGATATCGTGAAGGGTGGGAACTGGGAGGCTGAATGGAAGCGGCAAGCCAAGGAGTTGGCTCTTGCCGGAGCCGATGCCTTTGAACTGCATTTCAATACTCCCGGGGTCGCGGTAGCAAAAGACCGTCAATTCAACTATTACCAACTCGTAAGCTCCTGTACACAGATGATCAGGGCGACCGTCCCTACGGTTCCCGTCATGGTGAAACTGGCAGTGGAAAGTTGTGATGCTCTGACTTCCATGCGTCATGCAGTCGCTGCCGGGGCTTCAGCGGTCGGTCCCACTGCTCGCTGGAAAGGTTTTTACTTTGATCTGGATTGGAAGACGACCCAAGCAAGACCTGGTGCCGGCTATGGGGGCACCCAGGCGAACCCCATCGTCTGTTACACCGTGGCCGAGGCTCGCTCCAAGGGAATAACCATCCCCATGTTCGCCGGAGGAGGGGTCTATAGCTTCGATCAGGCGATCAGATTAATCATGGCCGGCAGTGACCTTGTCCAGCTGGGCACCTTGGCCTGCAGTGCAGGACCCCAGGCCTGCAAGCGCTTGATCGAGCAGGTGGGAGCATGGATGGACGATCATGGGTATACCGACATCCCCAGTCTCAAGGGAGATGCCTTGAAGTTGTTTTCCATGCCCGATGCATTTGCAAAAGATCGGCAGAACCGACTCGGTTCGGCCTATATGGCCGCCCAAGTCGAGCAAGAGCTCTGCATAGGATGCGGTCGCTGCGCTGATGTTTGTTGGCATGAAGGCATTGAGCTCGTCGGAAGGAAGGCGCACAAGCGTGATGCCTGTATTGGTTGTGGGTATTGTTTCCAGGTTTGTCCCACCAAGGCCCTGCATGTTGAGCAAGCAACAATTCTTGCATCGGCTTTTTCCGGGGAGAAACAATGA
- a CDS encoding sugar phosphate isomerase/epimerase family protein: protein MIVPGLVSVTCKRSSAEEIITYAKALGLLAIEWSENWHIKADDLQRAGEIGRLTRASGLVVAGYGSYFRLGTGLDPTPSIKAAAQMQAPVIRIWGGDKPSNQVSDGAYRLLVAETKAVADLAGEYQLQVALEWHKNTITDTNETAATFLADVGRSNLKTLWQPHQNLTVQQRLEGLCNLKKAVQYLHVYHWDEQGRRPLEEGTDEWMQYLAAFQSSESKFALLEFVKGDSLEQLKNDAHTLIAWIEKNNQIGERNGQPIQ, encoded by the coding sequence ATGATAGTTCCCGGGTTGGTTTCCGTTACCTGCAAGCGCAGCAGCGCCGAAGAAATCATCACATATGCAAAGGCGTTGGGTCTCTTGGCAATAGAGTGGAGCGAGAATTGGCATATCAAGGCTGATGACCTCCAACGTGCCGGTGAGATCGGGCGCCTTACCCGGGCATCAGGGTTGGTCGTCGCCGGATATGGTTCCTATTTTCGCCTCGGAACGGGATTGGACCCGACTCCCTCAATCAAGGCTGCAGCGCAAATGCAGGCACCGGTGATCCGCATATGGGGTGGGGACAAGCCATCGAACCAAGTCAGCGACGGGGCGTACAGGCTCTTGGTTGCAGAAACAAAAGCTGTTGCCGACCTGGCAGGGGAGTACCAGTTGCAAGTCGCCTTGGAGTGGCATAAGAACACCATCACCGACACCAATGAGACGGCTGCAACATTTCTAGCGGATGTAGGAAGAAGCAATTTAAAAACGTTGTGGCAGCCGCATCAGAACCTAACGGTACAACAGCGACTGGAAGGTTTATGCAACCTCAAGAAAGCTGTGCAATATCTGCATGTCTACCACTGGGACGAGCAGGGAAGAAGGCCGTTGGAGGAAGGAACAGACGAGTGGATGCAGTATCTGGCAGCTTTTCAATCATCGGAATCGAAGTTTGCCCTGCTTGAATTTGTGAAGGGTGACAGCCTTGAGCAGCTTAAGAACGATGCACACACCCTCATTGCATGGATAGAAAAAAACAACCAGATAGGAGAGAGAAATGGCCAACCTATACAGTGA
- the yiaK gene encoding 3-dehydro-L-gulonate 2-dehydrogenase, whose amino-acid sequence MRVMYDEMVAQFVRVLHKHGITGDDADLSAKLFADASLEGVYTHGLNRFPKFIASIQNGSVKVHARAVCSESYGMLERWDGLQGPGNLNAWICMKRAIGLAKQHTVGIVALKNTNHWMRPGNYGHLACEHDCIGLLWTNTVPNMPAWGGTDAKLGNNPLVAAIPHDEGPVLLDVAMSMFSYGKLEKYKREGVLCPVDAGFDAQGNLSRDPAKVLETHQVLPIGYWKGAGLSLALDLIAATLSGGNSTCQIGKLPVETNLSQCFIAINLSSFPDRQALKRNIAATLEDLQASVCREEGTAVHYPGQGMQQVRKENLELGIPVDEGIWKSVLEA is encoded by the coding sequence TGGTTGCACAATTTGTACGGGTGCTGCATAAGCATGGAATAACCGGAGACGATGCAGATTTGAGTGCGAAACTGTTTGCCGATGCTTCGTTGGAAGGTGTGTACACCCATGGCCTGAACAGGTTTCCCAAATTTATCGCCTCCATCCAAAACGGGTCGGTGAAAGTCCATGCCCGTGCTGTATGTTCTGAGTCCTACGGCATGCTGGAACGATGGGATGGCCTGCAGGGTCCTGGAAACCTGAATGCATGGATCTGCATGAAGCGGGCGATTGGGCTTGCCAAACAGCATACGGTGGGAATCGTAGCCCTGAAAAACACCAACCACTGGATGCGTCCGGGCAATTACGGGCACTTGGCCTGTGAGCATGACTGCATCGGATTGCTATGGACGAATACAGTTCCCAATATGCCTGCCTGGGGAGGTACCGATGCAAAACTTGGCAACAATCCACTGGTGGCGGCGATTCCTCATGACGAGGGACCGGTCCTGCTCGATGTGGCGATGTCGATGTTCAGCTACGGCAAACTGGAGAAATACAAGCGGGAAGGGGTGCTTTGTCCGGTTGATGCCGGTTTCGATGCTCAGGGAAATCTGAGCAGGGACCCTGCCAAGGTGCTTGAAACCCATCAGGTTCTGCCGATCGGGTATTGGAAAGGGGCAGGCTTGTCCTTGGCTCTGGACCTCATCGCAGCAACTCTTTCGGGAGGGAATTCCACCTGCCAAATTGGAAAACTGCCTGTCGAAACCAATCTCAGCCAGTGTTTCATTGCAATCAATCTCTCCTCATTTCCTGACAGACAGGCTCTCAAGCGAAACATTGCAGCAACCCTTGAGGATCTGCAGGCATCGGTGTGCAGGGAGGAAGGAACTGCCGTACACTACCCCGGCCAGGGAATGCAGCAGGTTCGAAAAGAGAATCTTGAGCTCGGCATTCCTGTTGACGAGGGCATTTGGAAGAGTGTGTTGGAGGCATAG